CTGCATCTTTATACTGTTCCTGAATTAGGGCCTGCTTCCCTGAAACTTATTGCAAAGGTGGGAAAGATTCTTATTCCGAAAGGGACTGGAAATAACACACACACTACTGCTATTCATCGGCAcgatctgttttctgtttctgtgagaTTAAAACCATGAGCCTCGTGATAGGAGTAGCTCCTATAAAACTGCATGACTCAGCTGTGTTTGTGCCAAAACATAGCAATGTCTCAGCCTTGAGGTCACTCCTTGAGCTGCTTGCAGAGCTATAAAATTAATGTAGCGGGTTTTGCCCTGAATGGATGAGGATGATTCTCATGAAACAGCATCTACTAGCTCAGCTCTAGTAGTAATGCTGCCAAAGCATGTGGGAAGCAGCATAGCCATATTTTTGCAGTGAATGCTTGATACCTAGTATGATTGTATGCAGAGcttcaaaatacaaagtttgAGTTTGATCAAGCCTGGACAAAGCCCTACAATTCATATGCCTGGAAACGTTGGTTTTTTGCGCTagtgatttttaaatgctaggtcacaaaatcatagaatacaTTTGATGGAAAGAGATCTCTGTGTCGCCTAGTCCAGCCTTCTGTTCAAAGCGACGATAACTTCAAAGTTAGATCAAATAGCTCGACtcaaaattcagcttttaaaaatctctaaGGATAGAGCCAGAGCAGCCCCCTTGGATAGCTTGTTCTCTGCTGCCTAAGCACTCTCATTACTGTCACTTCGTTATAATAAATGAGGAGCAGCCTCACTGGTGGTTCACTCACAGGTGGCCGCTCTGATCTATATTTTGGTTGGTATATCCTCAGGTGAATACGTCGCTCACAGAGTAATTGAGCTCCCTCTCAACAAATAAAAGTTAAGTGAAATTGAAAAAGTGAAGTCCTGCAAGACAATAATTCTTATTTGGGACCATGTAATCTTCAACTTTAACCTCATGCTATATTTTGTGCTGAAGGATGTTTAAAGGAGTGAGTTCCTGTTCCAAAGAGTTTCCCATCTAATGAGACCGAGGCAGACCCAGACTCTTTTTATGCTTGGCAATTAGTTCTATCACATGCTGGGATTTGCAGAGGAGCTAGGAATTCCCCTTGGATCTCCCCAATTTCCAATGGGATGTTTTTAATCACATGCTCATCCTTCTGCCCAGAAGGGGAGGGGACAAAGGTCCcacctttcttattttctgctctcagcagtgATTCAAATCGTAGGAGTtattcaaaagaagaaatgtatgcCTCTCTTAGGTACAGACTGAGGTCCTtgaacagatggaaaaaatgtaaatgcttcTGCTGTCTCATCAGGAGACTGCCTGCAAATTATCTAATCTCACACAGTGACTGCAGCTTTAACGAATGCTTTTCATTAACACTACATTTTCTATGTTAAAGCATACCAAGACCACCAGCTTATTCGATAGTGCCCTGAAGAACTGTCAGGTAAATTGGACTAATAACCAGGAAGGGAAtgccttgtttttatttcagcagtcCCTCATACCATCAGCTCTAGTTTACCTCATTTTTATGCTGATGGCTAGGCATGCTTCATAATTTAATAACTTCAGTATTAATCTAgacagctttataaaaaaaaaaagccccactgCCTAATTATGTTAACTGGTGAGCCTTGAGGGGTCTTGCGGGTATGTAACATGCAATTAAATACTACCTAATTAAGAATTTCCCTGATGTTGTGATAGTCTCTTGAGTAAATGCTATTTGCATGTCTCCATTCTTATCCAAGAacatcttgtatttttctgattaGCAGTTTCTGCCTGGTCTCCGTGGTACAGTTTGGGAGAAGGGAAAGTAGGGGGTGGTGGTGAAGTGTTTTGTAGGCTTTTGTGAACAATTACAAGAAATCattaataaaaatctgtttaagcAGTGTTTGCAGTTACAACAAAGTCTGAGCTGCTCAGGGTGGATGCTCTACAGATGTGCTGGGGTACTGCAGTGAAGTAGGAGCTCGATCTTATCTAAAGGCATCTCATCGAGATATCTTGGCAGAGCAGGGTGAGCCACAGCAGCTGCATCACTCCTGTTGATTCCCTGTCTGTGCTTCACTCGGGTCACAGATCCATTGGTTATTAACTCTCTTCTCCAGCAACTATTTTTGTATCGAGTTATGGCATGGATAGACATTTTAAGTCAGTGAGCGCAGCAGGATGTCAGTGGATCTTAATACTTTTTTTAGTGTCTCAGTGCTCCGATCAACATACAGCTTTCCTGCATCCACCCAGGAATTCAGCCTTTTGCTAACGACTCATTtcccaattttctttttttaattgtgggACTACTGGGGAATGCTTCAGAGGGGGTTTGGTGGtaggtttttggttttatacCAAGGTCATTATGAGTGCAAACGGGAGCCTTTCTTACAGCTGGAAAACATGGAAGAATGCCTATTTTCCGTGGATTCGCTAATATGTCAGGcttcagcctttctttttgAGGCTGCTAATAGAGCCTATCTTCCGTATTCTTGTTTAGAGAATGAATATGAGTGATCTCCCTTTGGTGATTGGCCAGCAGGCTCCAAAGAGAGTGTGCACATGGTTATAGGTGCAGAAAAAGACTGAAGTGCTGTATTATTGTTCTCATTTGCTGTCTTAATAAACACATAGGGTATGTCTCCTTGGTTACTGATACGTCAAGTACTGGTGAAGAGAATCGTTGCGTCACTTTTTACAGTAAGATGCTTTCTTCTTGGATTTCTCCTCTTGAGTACAAGGATCAGGATCATTAAGGACATCTGCAAAGTAGAGAATCTGTGACAGCATTATTGTATTGTTGCTTAGGGCACTAGCGGCATTTGGGGCCTGGTGGCTCCGCTGGGAGTGAAAGGAGCTGTATGCTATGGGAAGTTCAGGTTCTCACGCTCCTAGAAGATGCCTTCAGGTCTGTTAATGTTGTGGTGAGGTCAAACCACCACTCTGAACAGATTGGAAGGAggcaaaatgaagatttaatgAGGACTGGAGTGAAATTGCTGGGAGCTACAGGCATGACTTTCCACGGACTTCTTGGTGATGCGATGCCAGATTGGTCACGTATAAACTGTGCTTGCGTAGTGTGAACCAGATTGTCCAGCTTTCTACACAAACTCTTCTGGAGTTCCAAAATCAATAACCCATTTAGAAAAGACTAAGTGGATCCTGAATCAGCTGTCGACAGAGATGACAACAATAATGAATGACCACggcacagcactgcaggaaaTACTCagcaacaaaagcagagaaaaatgggTTTGTGTCTTCACTGTCCTGGTTGTTCTCTAGTGGTTCATAAGTCCAGGGCACTCTTCCACCCATTCCTTGGAAAAAGATGGTGTCATTTCATGTTGATCCTCCAGAGTTCTCTCAACTTGCTGACATgccttcctctctgtttttttttccataggcCATCATTCTGGTACACTGGCTGCTCACAGTGTGGTGAGTGATTGGTGACTGCCCCGGCCTGCGTGAGAAGAGGGTATTCCTTCAGATTGGGAATGGGACATTCCTGGGGAATCTCGCTATTTGTACCTGTCTGTGTGCAAGAAGATCCAAAATCTAGGAGTGAGATGTTTGTATGGGAACAGAGTTGAATGCAAATGAACTGTGCAGGCTTATTGTTTATGTgggctgggatttttttatgtCTTATTTGGCAGGGGGTGCATGAATCACATATTTCCAGCTTCCTATGCCTGGGGAAATTTCAGTGTCCTGGCGGTGGGGATCTGGGCCATTGTGCAGCGAGATTCCATTGATGCCATCATGATGGTGAGTGTGAGGGTATTTGCCTCCACAAGGCTGCTCAGAGAGAGGGTGGAGGGTAGAGGCAACTTCTTTGAGTCAGTgatggttttcagctgttcCCAGTACAGCAGGAAACAAGTCAGATTCACTCTTGgagttgttttgggttttttttaagagcacacATAGATCCGTAAGTGCTGTAAACCACAGTGAGAAGCATTCACAGTCACTTATTTTGCTTCTCAGAGGTGAGGCACGCTTgattcttacttttttttacatGCTGTTGTAACTTGTAATGCCAGGGCAGAACTCAAAATGGTTGGATCGGAGGGGCTTTATAAAACCTTTCTCTGAACATGAAAGAGATACTGAGGTGATGTCTGACAGAtgtgaagaaaatgcacaaaatagAAGATTATTCATTTAGGAATCTCTGTCTACCTGGGGCAATGTCAATGATTAGCAATGTGTGAAAGCCGGGTAAGGGCACGGTTATGTGACCATGGATCTTGCACAAAATATGCTGTAACTGACTGTTGCTCATAGTGGTTAATCCCCTATTCAGTTCGTGTCCCATTCTCTCTTTGTTTCCAGTTCCTGACTGGCCTGCTGCTCACAGTCCTCACAGACATCATTCACATCTCTGTCTTCTACCCTCCATACTATATCAGTGATCTGAAGCGTTTCAGTCTTGGCATGTCCATCTTCAGCCTGCTCCTCAAACCTGTGTCCTGCTATTTGGTGTACCAAATGTATCGGGAGCGTGGAGGAGAGTACATCTTTAACATAGGTAGGATGCTTCCTCTGCCTTCGTATCAGTGTGGGTCTCTTCTTCTGGGTTTCAAGGGAGGCTGCCTTGCACTTTGGACCCTTCTGCTGAATTCTGCCCCgctttccagggatggagatgctcTCTCGCTTGTTGATGtctgttcttcattttgttGTTCTGGTGTGTCTTAGGCCTTCAATTTAAATGCTTGCTCTCTTGCCTTGCAGTCCTGGAGTCCTGGTCTGACAGCTATTTTACCCACAATGGTACTGATACCACAGCTGTCTCTCTTATTCAATAAAACTGAGaggcttttcctcctgctgcatttctgtgggCTTGTTGGAAGCCTCTGTGTGTCCTTCTCTGTTTGCCaaccctttcttttccttctaggGGAGAGTACAGGCAGCATCCCATCTAGCTGGGTTATGCATGAGAGGGAAAGAAGCTGGATTTTTAACTCCATGCTTTTTCTGGGCCTCACATGTCTAAGCTACCTGCTTTGGACCTCCATTCCCTCACCTAGAAAATAGGACTGATGTTCACCTTGAGAGGCTTTGCCTGGAAACTCTCATTTTTCTCCTGGTTGTACTTGCTAATGATAATGTGACAGCCTTGACGGAGATAAGGGGCCGTGGTTGGATGTTCTGGATCTCAGTCAGCTTCTTTGCCAAGCATGCCTGGTGCTAGATCATGCTGAGGCAGCTGCCAGGAGTTGTTTTCTGTGTAGGACCTCACCCTGGCAAAACCAGCACCCTTGCACAGTTATCTTTTTGCCTTCCTAACAAGTCCATGCAGGACAAAGAATAGTATTACAGTGTTTGAAAGCTGTCACTTGTGCTGTTTTGGTGCTAGGGAGGAAGATAATGCTTCCTGTAAAGGAGGAGAGGCCATGGCAGGAAACCATGACTTGGGCAATATGTGCTATTTGCATCTCTCTGTTAGTGGAATATTGGCGCCTTCTCCATCAGCTGCTTGTACAAATGCCAGACAGATCTGTCTGAACTGGATCAGAAGGCCTGCAGTGCCTTGCTGTGGGTCATGTTTGTGTCATTTTTTAGTAGCTGCTCGCTGTGCTTGTAGTGGGGTTTGGACATTTGTATCCTATGGGACGTGCAGGTGTCATCAGGGAGTTCATCCCTTCACTTTGGAGTATTCCTTCTTTCCAGCCAACACATACACAATACTGTCTGAGAGACTTCTCTCAGGCACAGGTTGGAATTCAGATGCTTTGCGGTTTCATATCCTCTCCTGAACTGTCTTTCTCTCAAAGCTTTTCAGTAGAAACTGTGCTGTTGTTTTGTAGACAGGTTGTTTGGCAGCATCCTTGCTGCTAAAAAGAAGCCTCTGATATGGTTTGGTGCCCACCTCTGATTTACATGGCTTTCTGGCCATCATAGATGCTTGGCCTATAGATAAAGAGCTGTCTGCTCACATGCTGTGTCTCTCTTTTCCCTACTCATCCCTTGGACAATAAAACTATTTTGTGTCAGTCTCATACCACAGGCAAATTGTTCATAGTGCGATTGGGAGCACTGCTGGATTCAAATTTAGTGCTGTGGTGTGGCACGCTTGAGGCATAGCTGCGTTGTTGGGAAGAGTGGTTCATGGATGAATCATGCTCTTAAATCTCTGCTGTCAGTTAGCCATggttcctgctgcttctggttttgtctgttcATTTTTCCACTAGATCTCATAAACTTGATATTGCTGAAATACACTATTATGGGAGCCTGTAATGCTGCTGTGTAGTGTTGCAGGTCCTGCTTTTCACATAGCCATATGGCTACTAAGAGAGCAGTTCTTAGAGAATTAATTGGTGTGTTTAAATGTGTCTCAGTTGTTTTGCCTTTGGAAGGATGACTTTTCTTATCTCCTGCCTGTGTAGCGAGGGTCACAGAATAGGGgtgtggaggagctgggagagcagctAATGCAGTGTGCTCCTGAGCTGTTGGTTTCTTCCAGGGGACTCAGTTGTTGTGGTTTcgcttttttttcccaagctttatctcttccctttccattcAGGTGTCACCCGTGCAGGCCGGGATCGCAGCACCTACGAGTCAATCGAGCAGCAGGATGCCCCTCCACCATGGCCTGACTCAAGCAAGGCAGCCCAGCAGCCATACTGAGGTCCACTCTGCACCACAAAAACGATGCTTCCCTCACCCGGTCTGGCCTTCCACTCTTCCCATGTCCATTCTTGACAGATCAAAACCTGCCAACCGAACAAACAGAAGAGGAtctgattttacatttctttgcctCCCTGATTTTAGACAGATGAGTTCCTGCAGTAAGTCCAGAAGATCTCAGAGATATTAAGCGCTGTGACTCTTTGTAGTCCTGGtactctcctttcctccttcttcctaaATCCCTCCTCTGTATGTGTGAACGGATGCAGCTTCTGCAGTCCTCCAAGTCTTGTATTGTGCATCCTCTCTGTTATTAGTAAGGGAACCACTCAAAATACTCCTGCACAAGCTGTCTTTAACAGGCTTATGGACTGCCCTTAAACAATACAGTTTAGCCTGCTTTTATGCAGATACATGCCCAGGAAACATCTGGGAGTTCCTGAGGACTTTTTTTGGTGGTATTATTTAAGATTTATGACCGTAACTCCCTGTGCTAGCTGTGGTGGTTTGCATAAAGCTGGGGTGGGTATATAATGCTCTTACTGGGACAGAGAGCTTGAATCCCCAGTATCTAGTCTTGGGTTTTATTCACTGATGATTTTATACAAGTTGAACATCCTTCGGGATACATAAAATGGCTGTCAGATATAGTTATCGATACTTTGTGCCTTGAAATgtccttttgctttcagctgcctTTCTTGACAAAACGtgaaatgttacatttttctaacaaaactataaaatgaatatttttctgtgctagAAAAAGTTACGCTGGTCACTTATGTCTCATTTGAAAATGCAGGAATTTCTTAGGGTTTCAGATTGTAGCCAGACAGTCTGGGAAAGTTGTTACGGGGAAAAGTCTGCAGGGCTTCAATTGGTTTTCCTCTTAGCTTTACTCAGACAGGTAGAGACTGCTGCTTGTAAATGTGTGGGTGGTGAAGGTGGGCTAGTAAGATGGGGAttggggaaaggaaaacatggcTTTATTTCCACTGCAGTGGGGAGCTCTGTAGGACGAAACAAACTATCAACTCTAATCTTACACACAATATTCTGCCCTGCTGTGGCTTTCAGGGTAGActcctaaaagaaaaagaaaggtgttCAACAGGattctctttcagaagaaaaagtttgTCAGCTTTGGCAGACTGAAAATACCGGTGCAAGGAAGCAGGTTCATTTTCAAACCATATACCTGTTATTCTACAGTTGCACTTCTCTTGAGAAGACCTGCTGCTGCATTAACTCTTCAGTGGCCAAGAGTCCTGTCACCTTTGCTCTGACCTCTAGAGCTCtgccatttgtatttttaaaaccaattttttcCCAAGTCTCATCATTATAAACATAAACAGCTGTTTCCTCCCCTACCCTGCATGAACCCTACAATGACCTGCTGCTGTGTCTGGACCATCATCATTTATGCcccaggatcatagaatcatagactagtttgggttggaagggaccttaaagatcatccagttctaaccccctgccatgggcagggacacctcccactggctcaggctgcccaaggcccatccaacctggcctggaacacctccagggatggggcagccacagcttccctgggcaacctgggccagggcctcaccactctcatggtgaagaaattcttcctaatgtccagcctaaa
This genomic stretch from Cuculus canorus isolate bCucCan1 chromosome 21, bCucCan1.pri, whole genome shotgun sequence harbors:
- the AGTRAP gene encoding type-1 angiotensin II receptor-associated protein isoform X1, coding for MTTIMNDHGTALQEILSNKSREKWAIILVHWLLTVWGCMNHIFPASYAWGNFSVLAVGIWAIVQRDSIDAIMMFLTGLLLTVLTDIIHISVFYPPYYISDLKRFSLGMSIFSLLLKPVSCYLVYQMYRERGGEYIFNIGVTRAGRDRSTYESIEQQDAPPPWPDSSKAAQQPY
- the AGTRAP gene encoding type-1 angiotensin II receptor-associated protein isoform X2 produces the protein MELPAVSIKAIILVHWLLTVWGCMNHIFPASYAWGNFSVLAVGIWAIVQRDSIDAIMMFLTGLLLTVLTDIIHISVFYPPYYISDLKRFSLGMSIFSLLLKPVSCYLVYQMYRERGGEYIFNIGVTRAGRDRSTYESIEQQDAPPPWPDSSKAAQQPY
- the AGTRAP gene encoding type-1 angiotensin II receptor-associated protein isoform X3; this translates as MNHIFPASYAWGNFSVLAVGIWAIVQRDSIDAIMMFLTGLLLTVLTDIIHISVFYPPYYISDLKRFSLGMSIFSLLLKPVSCYLVYQMYRERGGEYIFNIGVTRAGRDRSTYESIEQQDAPPPWPDSSKAAQQPY